A region of Lycium barbarum isolate Lr01 chromosome 3, ASM1917538v2, whole genome shotgun sequence DNA encodes the following proteins:
- the LOC132631577 gene encoding uncharacterized protein LOC132631577 isoform X2, whose product MIGVNYQPSIYYIQVKDNTTRFLKSRTCMDFASVLSQKSANNFNFFPLQNILRELTSRPVCRIGYGIDYKLMAFSPSYKKRKKYKDALVKASRKESPYDVLGVSSSATADEIKRAYRKLALKYHPDVNKEHNAQEKFMRIKHAYNTLLNSKTRKRYDSRSDTSSYSYYSGAEQGRSTADEEDFYSFADFFKDLQEEFRNWEANVDSGGKPKSLWEELAEIGEEFVEFLEKELNITDAEVEDESNNEGRRKGNAQSGTNATGNAKQNRTDNDSSIEENIDDIEAALAQLKKELGL is encoded by the exons ATGATAGGGGTCAATTATCAGCCGTCCATTTATTATATCCAGGTGAAAGATAACACAACAAGATTCTTGAAATCAAGAACGTGCATGGATTTTGCATCTGTTCTATCTCAAAAGTCAGCaaacaatttcaatttttttcctcTTCAAAATATCCTAAGAGAGTTAACTTCAAGACCCGTTTGTAGAATTGGGTATGGAATTGACTACAAACTCATGGCATTCTCACCTAGCTACAAGAAGAGGAAAAAATACAAAGATGCATTGGTAAAAGCAAGTAGAAAAGAGTCTCCTTATGATGTTTTAGGGGTGTCTTCATCTGCTACTGCTGATGAAATCAAGAGGGCATATCGCAAACTTGCTCTAAAGTATCATCCTGATGTTAACAAAGAG CACAATGCTCAAGAAAAGTTTATGAGGATTAAGCATGCATACAACACACTATTGAACTCCAAAACCAGGAAGAGATATGATTCTAGAAGTGACACATCAAGTTATTCATATTATAGTGGAGCAGAACAAGGTAGAAGTACTGCAGATGAAGAAGACTTCTATAGCTTTG CGGACTTCTTTAAGGATCTCCAAGAAGAATTTCGGAATTGGGAGGCAAATGTTGATTCCGGGGGAAAACCAAAGAGTCTGTGGGAAGAATTGGCG GAAATCGGAGAAGAATTTGTTGAGTTTTTAGAGAAGGAGCTTAATATAACCGATGCAGAGGTTGAAGACGAAAGCAACAATGAGGGACGCCGGAAGGGCAATGCACAATCTGGAACAAACGCAACTGGTAATGCAAAACAAAACAGGACAGATAATGATAGCAGTATTGAAGAAAATATTGATGATATTGAAGCCGCCCTTGCCCAATTGAAAAAGGAATTAGGTCTCTGA
- the LOC132631577 gene encoding uncharacterized protein LOC132631577 isoform X1, producing MIGVNYQPSIYYIQVKDNTTRFLKSRTCMDFASVLSQKSANNFNFFPLQNILRELTSRPVCRIGYGIDYKLMAFSPSYKKRKKYKDALVKASRKESPYDVLGVSSSATADEIKRAYRKLALKYHPDVNKEHNAQEKFMRIKHAYNTLLNSKTRKRYDSRSDTSSYSYYSGAEQGRSTADEEDFYSFGSFFRDAQITIADFFKDLQEEFRNWEANVDSGGKPKSLWEELAEIGEEFVEFLEKELNITDAEVEDESNNEGRRKGNAQSGTNATGNAKQNRTDNDSSIEENIDDIEAALAQLKKELGL from the exons ATGATAGGGGTCAATTATCAGCCGTCCATTTATTATATCCAGGTGAAAGATAACACAACAAGATTCTTGAAATCAAGAACGTGCATGGATTTTGCATCTGTTCTATCTCAAAAGTCAGCaaacaatttcaatttttttcctcTTCAAAATATCCTAAGAGAGTTAACTTCAAGACCCGTTTGTAGAATTGGGTATGGAATTGACTACAAACTCATGGCATTCTCACCTAGCTACAAGAAGAGGAAAAAATACAAAGATGCATTGGTAAAAGCAAGTAGAAAAGAGTCTCCTTATGATGTTTTAGGGGTGTCTTCATCTGCTACTGCTGATGAAATCAAGAGGGCATATCGCAAACTTGCTCTAAAGTATCATCCTGATGTTAACAAAGAG CACAATGCTCAAGAAAAGTTTATGAGGATTAAGCATGCATACAACACACTATTGAACTCCAAAACCAGGAAGAGATATGATTCTAGAAGTGACACATCAAGTTATTCATATTATAGTGGAGCAGAACAAGGTAGAAGTACTGCAGATGAAGAAGACTTCTATAGCTTTG GTAGCTTTTTCAGGGATGCTCAGATAACAATAG CGGACTTCTTTAAGGATCTCCAAGAAGAATTTCGGAATTGGGAGGCAAATGTTGATTCCGGGGGAAAACCAAAGAGTCTGTGGGAAGAATTGGCG GAAATCGGAGAAGAATTTGTTGAGTTTTTAGAGAAGGAGCTTAATATAACCGATGCAGAGGTTGAAGACGAAAGCAACAATGAGGGACGCCGGAAGGGCAATGCACAATCTGGAACAAACGCAACTGGTAATGCAAAACAAAACAGGACAGATAATGATAGCAGTATTGAAGAAAATATTGATGATATTGAAGCCGCCCTTGCCCAATTGAAAAAGGAATTAGGTCTCTGA
- the LOC132631577 gene encoding chaperone protein dnaJ 20, chloroplastic isoform X3, with protein MIGVNYQPSIYYIQVKDNTTRFLKSRTCMDFASVLSQKSANNFNFFPLQNILRELTSRPVCRIGYGIDYKLMAFSPSYKKRKKYKDALVKASRKESPYDVLGVSSSATADEIKRAYRKLALKYHPDVNKEHNAQEKFMRIKHAYNTLLNSKTRKRYDSRSDTSSYSYYSGAEQGRSTADEEDFYSFGSFFRDAQITIADFFKDLQEEFRNWEANVDSGGKPKSLWEELAVLTFIVSGSRGLRRFPWM; from the exons ATGATAGGGGTCAATTATCAGCCGTCCATTTATTATATCCAGGTGAAAGATAACACAACAAGATTCTTGAAATCAAGAACGTGCATGGATTTTGCATCTGTTCTATCTCAAAAGTCAGCaaacaatttcaatttttttcctcTTCAAAATATCCTAAGAGAGTTAACTTCAAGACCCGTTTGTAGAATTGGGTATGGAATTGACTACAAACTCATGGCATTCTCACCTAGCTACAAGAAGAGGAAAAAATACAAAGATGCATTGGTAAAAGCAAGTAGAAAAGAGTCTCCTTATGATGTTTTAGGGGTGTCTTCATCTGCTACTGCTGATGAAATCAAGAGGGCATATCGCAAACTTGCTCTAAAGTATCATCCTGATGTTAACAAAGAG CACAATGCTCAAGAAAAGTTTATGAGGATTAAGCATGCATACAACACACTATTGAACTCCAAAACCAGGAAGAGATATGATTCTAGAAGTGACACATCAAGTTATTCATATTATAGTGGAGCAGAACAAGGTAGAAGTACTGCAGATGAAGAAGACTTCTATAGCTTTG GTAGCTTTTTCAGGGATGCTCAGATAACAATAG CGGACTTCTTTAAGGATCTCCAAGAAGAATTTCGGAATTGGGAGGCAAATGTTGATTCCGGGGGAAAACCAAAGAGTCTGTGGGAAGAATTGGCG GTCTTAACCTTTATTGTCTCTGGGTCCAGGGGGTTGAGAAGGTTTCCTTGGATGTGA
- the LOC132631578 gene encoding MLP-like protein 423: MLVGCSLPKLNLSNWWSTKGIILIFHMLFSIIKHTHFFSCQASKLSIVHFIYLLLKGMAQIHRIELQAEIKSSPEKLFNVYKNKTFLLPKISPHKLQSIKVLEGDGKSVGSIRLWTYNMGAPVIAKDRIDTIDEKNNSMTFELIGGEVTKYFMNFKATIKVTNEGNRNSVNWSLEYEKANEDVPTPLSHLDYLVSVSREVDAYLPL; encoded by the exons ATGCTAGTAGGCTGCTCTCTTCCAAAGCTGAATCTTTCGAATTGGTGGAGCACTAAGGGAATAATTTTAATTTTCCACATGCTCTTTTCCATTATAAAACACACCCATTTCTTTTCATGCCAAGCATCAAAATTGTCAATTGTTCACTTCATTTACTTACTATTAAAAGGAATGGCTCAAATTCACAGAATTGAGCTGCAAGCTGAAATCAAATCTTCTCCAGAAAAACTCTTTAATGTTTACAAGAACAAAACCTTCCTCCTTCCCAAAATAAGCCCACACAAATTACAAAGCATTAAAGTGCTTGAGGGAGATGGAAAGAGTGTTGGCTCTATTAGGCTATGGACATACAATATGG GCGCTCCAGTAATCGCAAAGGACAGGATTGACACTATTGACGAGAAAAACAATTCAATGACATTTGAACTTATTGGAGGTGAAGTCACCAAATACTTCATGAATTTTAAGGCTACTATTAAAGTGACTAATGAAGGTAATAGGAACTCGGTGAATTGGAGTCTGGAATATGAGAAGGCAAATGAAGATGTCCCAACTCCGTTATCCCATCTCGATTATCTAGTTAGCGTATCTAGAGAGGTTGATGCTTATTTGCCTCTTTAA
- the LOC132631576 gene encoding putative pentatricopeptide repeat-containing protein At3g23330, whose translation MSSSIFWSLSFTVNGNLKPVQWRKVTYSSNKLAARKLFDEMVKRTRVADLYVTECANEAEIGMESSGNFRNSDASDELLGESVMDSFGCASNKMDEQYIIDQLRYCSSEGILELGELYHALTIKTAIWFNKLVATALLNMYAKCGKIESTEMIFDRMSCIDVASCNSMISGYVSNGMLSDAFAFFVNMGNLDIAPNHYTYSILLSACGGPSIPVQVGKQLHAQNVKLKFISLTVVANSALTMYIKFRMIEETENLFLGLASRNLISWTAFISGLYHQKAFYKALTQFCLMRKNNIEPNEYTFSVALACAASAEYRDYGCALHAQVIKHGMNSELFVGTAIIDMYSKCAELGDARRQLEEMGHKASSASWNAVIAGLVHNGEVASGLEVFHKMLNNDIACDEYTCSVSLKACSSLPSLAICKQVHSRVVKGMFETNLHVASSLIETYAQCGNLEDAEKVFCLTSTPDDVTFNAMIKVYSQYGNPMKAIFLFEKMVEKGVSPTSFTFLAVISACSHCGLVQQGKEFFESMTRDYRIPPEENHYSCMVDLLSRSGQLENAFKFIKKLPIEPSAPIWRPFLAGCKFYGILELAEMAASKILEHDPGDASVYVTLSNMYVEAGKASDALKQRELMKSKLVQKEPGCSWVEVNAKIHRFFSGDTSHIDMPKVYCRLENLMQKIRTDSNNLAKTSVLYPEPGKVTKEKCLFHSERLAVCFGLLNLPEGTTIRVFKNIRICFDCHMTMKHISKITNRDITIRDNYRFHHFKQGCCSCGDFW comes from the coding sequence ATGAGTAGCTCAATCTTTTGGTCCTTGTCTTTCACTGTAAATGGCAACTTAAAGCCGGTCCAATGGAGAAAGGTGACATATTCTTCAAATAAATTGGCTGCACGCAAACTGTTTGATGAAATGGTTAAAAGAACAAGAGTTGCAGATTTGTATGTCACTGAATGTGCAAATGAAGCTGAAATAGGTATGGAAAGCAGTGGCAATTTCAGAAATTCTGATGCAAGTGATGAGCTATTAGGAGAGTCTGTGATGGATTCTTTTGGTTGTGCTAGCAATAAGATGGATGAGCAATATATAATTGATCAGTTGAGATACTGTAGCAGTGAAGGAATTCTTGAGCTTGGCGAATTATACCATGCTTTAACAATTAAGACGGCTATTTGGTTCAACAAGTTGGTAGCTACAGCCCTGCTTAATATGTATGCCAAGTGTGGTAAAATAGAGAGTACTGAGATGATATTTGATAGGATGTCTTGCATTGATGTTGCTTCGTGTAATAGCATGATTAGCGGGTATGTAAGCAATGGAATGTTATCTGATGCCTTTGCTTTCTTTGTCAATATGGGCAATCTAGATATCGCGCCAAACCACTACACCTACTCGATATTGTTATCTGCTTGTGGAGGGCCTTCTATACCTGTTCAAGTAGGAAAACAGTTGCATGCTCAAAATGTAAAACTGAAATTTATATCACTTACGGTGGTGGCGAATTCAGCTTTGACAATGTACATCAAGTTCAGAATGATTGAGGAGACTGAGAATTTGTTCCTAGGACTTGCTAGTAGGAACCTTATATCTTGGACAGCATTTATATCTGGACTGTACCATCAAAAGGCCTTCTATAAGGCATTGACACAATTCTGTTTGATGAGAAAGAACAATATTGAACCTAATGAATACACCTTCTCTGTGGCCCTTGCATGTGCAGCTTCTGCAGAATATCGTGATTATGGTTGCGCACTTCATGCTCAGGTAATTAAACATGGAATGAACTCAGAGTTATTCGTTGGGACTGCTATCATAGATATGTACTCAAAATGTGCAGAACTGGGTGATGCTAGAAGACAGCTCGAGGAGATGGGACATAAAGCATCTAGTGCATCATGGAATGCAGTGATCGCTGGACTTGTTCACAATGGGGAGGTTGCTTCCGGATTGGAGGTCTTCCATAAGATGCTAAATAATGATATAGCTTGTGATGAATATACATGTTCAGTTAGTCTGAAGGCCTGTTCGTCGCTGCCATCCTTGGCAATCTGCAAGCAGGTGCATTCTCGGGTAGTTAAGGGGATGTTTGAGACGAACCTGCATGTGGCAAGCTCATTAATAGAAACATATGCACAATGTGGCAATTTAGAGGATGCTGAGAAGGTTTTCTGTCTAACATCTACACCAGATGATGTGACATTTAACGCAATGATTAAAGTTTATTCACAGTATGGGAATCCAATGAAGGCTATATTCTTGTTTGAAAAGATGGTGGAGAAAGGGGTATCACCAACGAGTTTTACTTTCCTTGCTGTTATTTCTGCTTGTAGCCATTGTGGTTTAGTTCAACAAGGGAAAGAGTTTTTTGAGTCTATGACAAGAGATTACAGAATTCCACCTGAAGAGAATCACTATAGCTGCATGGTTGACCTACTGAGTAGATCAGGGCAGTTAGAGAATGCTTTCAAATTCATAAAGAAGTTGCCAATTGAACCCAGTGCTCCAATCTGGAGACCTTTTCTTGCAGGTTGCAAATTTTACGGTATCCTTGAACTGGCAGAGATGGCGGCCAGTAAAATATTAGAGCATGACCCCGGTGATGCATCTGTTTATGTCACCCTCTCAAACATGTATGTTGAAGCAGGCAAGGCAAGTGATGCACTCAAACAAAGAGAGCTGATGAAGTCTAAGTTGGTCCAGAAGGAACCCGGTTGTAGCTGGGTGGAGGTGAATGCAAAGATTCATAGATTCTTTTCTGGTGATACAAGCCATATAGATATGCCAAAAGTATATTGCAGATTGGAAAACCTGATGCAAAAGATTCGGACTGATTCTAACAATTTAGCCAAAACATCAGTACTTTATCCAGAACCAGGTAAGGTAACAAAAGAGAAATGCTTATTTCACAGTGAACGGTTAGCAGTTTGCTTTGGCCTATTGAACTTACCTGAGGGAACCACTATACGTGTATTCAAGAACATTAGGATCTGCTTTGACTGCCATATGACAATGAAGCACATCTCAAAGATCACAAATCGAGATATCACAATACGAGATAATTACAGATTTCATCATTTTAAGCAGGGCTGCTGTTCTTGTGGAGATTTCTGGTGA